From the genome of Prunus persica cultivar Lovell chromosome G8, Prunus_persica_NCBIv2, whole genome shotgun sequence:
CTTAAGGGTAATacatatggagaaaactgccCATCACAAGTAGACATTTGGTAGTAACCTGAGGTATCAGTAATCTTCGCGGGATAAGCTCTTCATGGCGCCTTGCACAAAATTCCCAAGAGCATATCTGCCAAAAGAACGAACGAAGAGAAAGTTGATCAACTCCCAGGGAAGGCAGAACATAAAAGGTaatatgaaaacaatttttatgTCCTACCTTTAGATCTGGAGAGAATACAATCCGAAGTTGACCATCCCGAACAACACGAAGTTGCTCAAAAACACTTTCTTGTATTGCTTTAGCATAGTCCAGTACAATCTGACCAGATGAATTATGATATTCGCGTGGCATATCAACATAAAGAAGCTCCTCCAAAGTACCACTTTCATACTTGATTTTAAAAAGCCTGGGAAGCACCTCAACAGTCGCTTCTGAAAATATGGCAAGAATAACTCAGATACTAGTTCTAAAGAGAACAGCCCATGAACAAAACACCTAGATATAGCATTAAAACTAACACTGATATCTAGCCAAAGACTCTAAGATATGGCGTTGAACTGATAGCATGATAGAGATATTTAGAACCAGATGTCATTCAAACAAGCACTGGTTAACAGCAGACCACAACAAGAGGCACAAAGAGATAAATTGCATAACATACCAAAGCCACGTCCAGGCTTGCGATTGCATATCTCACAATGCCACACATCCTGCAAAATTTGGTAGAGAAAGCTCATGAGTGTTAAATAGCTCAGCAACGATTTGTGTTACAACAAACCAAAATGTCTATAGGATAATTAAATAGCTACTATCACACTGAAAATACTGTCCTGAAATAAAAGTGAGTTGAAAACGAGATGCAGTTGCTAAAACACATGTATGCATACATAAAGATTGTTTTGCAATTAACCTCATTTTACTAGTTAAGATGCCAATATAGATGGGGTTCACCAGACTACCGTATCCTAGCAACAGACCTGAGGAAAAACGCCAGTTGTTTGCCGACCAGTTCCATACATAGAAACACACCACTTCTTCTTGGCATGAGGTACAAAATACTCAGCAACAAATTTTCTCCAAAACTCAATATTATTGTCCTATATGAAAAGTAGGCATCATCAGTAACCATAACAGTCACACCCAACAGACTAACGAAATCTATGGGATGGGGGCATCTTACTTCAGGCCTATGTTGTTGCTGATACATATAATGTGTCAAACGCCGAGCACACATTCCAGGCTCATATACCGGTTTCGCAGGAGACCTCATAGGCAGATTCTGCTGTGGAAACTGTTGCTGTAATTGGGGGCGTTGCTGAGGCATTGCTTTCAAGAGTTGCTGTTGCTGGTGTTGTTGTTGTAGCTGCAAGAATCTCTGTTGATGCAAAATGTTAATCTGTGCAGCAGCAGCCTGAGAAGACGGCCTTGACATGTGGAGGaactgttgttgttgctgctgttgctgctgttgttgctgttgttgctgctgttgaTGCAAAAACAATGACTGATCAGAATTCTGCGGTTCCAATTTTACAGGTGGCAAGCTTCTCATGGTCTGAAGTTGTTGGGGTTCCAATTTCACTGGACCAAGACTCCTCAAAGACTGcaactgctgctgctgctgctgctgtccATGTTGATCATTTGTCAATTGGGGCTCCAACTTGACTGGTCCAACACCAGCTAAGCCTCCTCGAATAGCCTGAAATTgatgttgctgctgctgtgtGTTGTGAGGGGCAGAGAACTGTTGCATTGGCTGCTGACCATGCTGGAAATTATGTGTTTCaagttgctgctgctgttgatCTGTCAATAGTTGGTTACCAGAAGGGTTTGAAAATTGTTGGCCCTGACCTTGACCAGATGTACCAGGATTAGCCATGTTTGATGCAACATATGACGAAGAAGGCGCACTAAAACCCATTCCATTGCCAACATTAGAAAGTGGATCTGATTCAGCACCGGTATCCATACCCCCACGTTGGCTGCTACCAGGACCAGAAAGCCCCGAATTTGGAATCCCATTTCCATAAGACTGATTAAGGAGAGAAGACACGTTGGTTACATTGCCAAGCATATTCATGTTACCATATTGATTACGTGGTGAGACAAGCGGGGGAAAACCTGACTGGGAAGGTAGTGAACCACCTTGACCTCCCAGCATTCCAGAATTCGTACGCAAGAGTGAAGGTGAAACAGACTGGGCACCACCAATTGGAGTGGGCGGCCCCGAAGGTAccataatttcaaaatcacaATCTACAAATACTAAGTGAAAGTACTACAACTATCTAAAACAACTTGAATTCAACAAGCCTAAATTACATAACAAGACGCAAAATCCCAGGCATGGAGCTCAATTCAGATAGCATTGTACCCCTACTTCGAAGGCCACAGGTTTCAGAATCTCTATTGTGTACCAATAGAAAAGGGTAAGCATTGTGCCTGGGCACATCGTGTTGAGTTTTGCCAAACACAAGCCAAATACCATAGAAACCCAATACCAAGGGACAGGCTCTAATTCTGAACATTCTACAATCTCACTAGCTTCAAGAGGAGAGCAGTCCCCGACCAGCTTCCGCATGAATCTCTGTTTATTACATGAACTTTCAGATCCACCATAACCTCAGCCCTGAACGAAAGAActaaatcaaaacaaatcaaactcTCTCCACCAAACACAGAGAAGAAATCCCAAAATTTCTCACTTTATCAACCAAAACCACCTCCAATCAATAACCTGAAATAAACCAATTCACCAAAACTCGCCAATTCAACACAAACccacaaaaattaaacaaaattgaacGAGCGCCAATAAAGATTAGGTTCTACAACACAAGtaaaacccaaattccacacccaaaactcaaaaccaaTCTTAAATATCCAAACTTTGTAAAGCTAAACCAGCAACAGCTGCAAAAATAAAGACCAAAAAAGTACAACCTCGATCGGACCCAAAGTCCCAAAATCAACGATCGAGAACTTCAACCGAATAAAAGtacaaaatgaagaagaaaccaaaaaccaacaaaaaaaagtagacAGTACTCACCAGCAGTAGAGCTTTGAacagtgagagagaaagagagagacttCCCAAAAACCCACAATGATTCTAATACATAAAACCCAGTATTAGATTATTCACTGagttgtgttttattttccttcggCTTCAATTCTAATTGAATTCACTTCAGCTTTTGTGCccttttttagggtttgctcaCAGTCTCTGTGTTCTCTCTGAGCACAAGTCCTGTCCCTCGGTGGTTAGCTTAGAGAGAGAATAGAGAGTtgtagagagagaaggggatTGTAGAGAGAGAAGCGAGAGTGTGTCCTTGCGGACGTCAAAATTGTATTCGATTCGATTgaattttcttcattctttacctttttctctttcttctttcttcttctctctttctctctctctctctctgaaaccAAGTCAAATGCTATTCTACCACTCTCGCCTCTCCTATTATGTTATGCGATGGATGTACATGTAAACATTTATATACGCATGTATCATCATAGCATCTCATCATCATTGTCCATTACATTACATCGCAAGTCTGAATAGAAATTACCTTGCTCGATGCCTTTATTTACGAGATTGCCCTGACTTTGTTTCTTAATAGAATTATTTGGGTGAgaattttccttattttggGGTTGTCATTCGGATTGACTAAGGGTAAGGAGTTaagtatttttcttatttgggtGTTTGCACTCGAATTTATTAACGGTAATATGATAGTATGTTATATGAACACATGCTCTCTCACACAACCATTTGAACAAATGGAAATGGCTTCCAACTTTTATATGGTACAACTTTACTATGTTTTTCATCATATATCTTCTTATTTTCTGCATACATCTTTGGAAGTCTCCTTTATgatgatatatatttgtattttttgggtgagaaaaattaaaaacttatGGTCACATtggatgaaattgaataatattaGCAACGACTTAACCATTACAAAAGCAAAGTCAAAACACAAGTTATTCCCCATGTGAAGAATTGTGAtcatttcttgattttttttttctcacgaTATGATAGCAATTACTTGCGTCGTTCGGGTCAGACCTAGAGTGGGTTGGTGGTTGTCTggattgtgtgtgtgtgtgtgttccgAGGGTTGGGGAAGAAGAGATAGCGGTGGAGGGTAGGGTGGGCTTGGCGACTATCAGAGATAGAGTGGAAGAGAGAAAACGAGGGACggactttattttattttattttttccatttttaattaattaattatgaattaatATGTTGATTCAAGTGTCACCGCATGAGTGAGTCCATTAATGTTGGGTAAAATTTTGAGTAGTAAACTGAAATTTACCATCAATGTTTCCCCAAGTCCTTCTCATCCCCCACCATCATCCCTCTTCTTCCATGTTCCATGGGTCATGGCTCTCATCATTATCATATCCGAGTGTGATGATAATGATGGGACCCTGACTAGTCGCACTAGCTAAActgtaaaatttaaaaagtgacacgtatttttatttcattgaaGCTGCTAAATTGTACATGACGGTAATTAGAGATATTATGGTATTCTTTATTGGCGTAGAGATTGTAGGCGGACAATACTCGGGTCCTGGCCAATCAAGGTCTCcttgtgaattttttaaattaaaatttatttatgatgCACCCTTCAAATCTCACTTTAGATAACCTACAACCCAagcatcatcttcttcaagctCTCAAAAACCTACTATCCCTCTCACCCTACGTTGTTTAGCAAAGTGAACAATAACCATTAATggcataaaaaatattacacaagttaatgaaaataaagttttttttttacaaatgaaACATCAAATCTTCTATTTTGAGCCTCCAAATGAGACACGGtgtgataattttttattttccactaATTTTTACCGTTTTCATACCAATTAGCTCACAAATTTGTTTGTTACCGCCACAATTGAATATATTGATAGACTTCAACAGAGTGTCACCAAATCCTGACAAAGATAATGGCTAAAACCCATTGAATCTTGAAACAAAACTTCATAATAAATGATTTTGGTACACCCACTCGAAAATTGTGTGTCGGTTCGATAGTCTTCAACTGAAAATTCTTAAATATTCGTTAGTTTCTCGACGAATACTGaaatttcttgttttcccTTGATGGTGGTATTTCTTAGGCcttgtttggttcatgggaaaggagacttagggatgagaaatcaattgttttcccatgtttggtaagtctaTGCATGAGAAATGGTTGTCTGGCACATGAAAAAGTAGGGGGGAAAGTAAAGCCCTCCtcccaacttgggttttgttttccctcctcatgggaaagtttagGAAAATAAGACAACATTTaatgcacatttttcatgaccattttgtccccattaacaatttagaattacaatatatcattaaatgcactctgatttttaatttgatttaatatgggtataattggaaaattatacaaactttgtggCTTTCAGTTAATACATGAATAATATGGGGTTCGCTATCCCCATCATGATTTTCCTACCTCCAAAGGAAAGGTCCTTCCCTTTTTGGTCGGTAGTCATGACCAGTGCAGAAGTGAGCTTAGAGCTTAGAGTTTTGGGTGTGTATGTTTTTAGAGGTATAAATTGTCTGAAAAGGTTTTGTTAAGGGAGCTTAGAGCTTTATTGGGCTCAAAACTCGTCTTAATCCAAAGGTCTACGAATTAAACTGGAGGACTTTTCACAAATAGGATCATTTCAGCATGACAGTTTATACAAAAACCCTTATAAAGTCTATTTGGAGAAATAACCCCCTCAACTAGTcacttgtcattttctaattgatCCTTAGtgtgttataatttttttcatttaaaaatacaggataaagttttttttaagtatTGAACTTAAAAggtgtttttaataaaattagaatAGGCCTCTATTTGTGATAAACTATAAATTGGAACCCATCCACTTAAAACCACTTTTTGTTTTAGGGTCTCAATCATGGCTGTTGAAGGGTCCTATGCCCCCTGCCTATTTTTCATTACCCTCCTTAATTAACCCTTTTGAGGttaaaaagaattaataatAGAGTCGTGTACagacactttttttttataatatactagcctctctgcacgcgcttctgcgcatgcgagaggtttttttttaaaaaaatttaaatttattttagaattaaaaaagataatggatatttgtgttccataaaaataggatccattatctgaattttcttttaattttaatttttttaatacgaaaaattgtgaatttaccatattatcctcatttaattaataatttcaattcttaatatttgcattaaccaagggtattttctggtattttgaatgtttcaccattctctgccttttgctttatatatatagataaaaatagaaatttagatgttaaataaataaacaaataaatattttggttCTTTATTTTAGCTcaagtttttgggttttagcaaacccatttattttctttttagccCAATACAATGAGCCTAATATTTTGTCTTATATGTAAGATGAGATACATCAGCTTTCTCAAAATCATGCAGCCAATTCTTTCGTTCTTCCTCTTgtcttcttcattctctcttATTCTGTTTCTTTCAAAAACTATCATGGAGAGTCTATTGGAGGAGGTGGTTGTTGGTGATGAATTTAGATTGCTCTGTAAGCAATCTATATGGATGACTAAAGTGCTGAGTAATCCCAGCTATAAAGACGAGGTGGAAGATCTAGCAATAGGTTTTAATCATGACTTTTTCACCTATAAATAGTTGAAGTTTGAGAAGAATTTTTTACCTGAGTTTTTCGTTCACTTTACTAGTACAAGGAAAGAGAGGGAGAttggagaggaagaagaaagaaagcgAAAGAAATAGAGAAagtaaaagagaaagaagagagagagtggtgaCGAAATTCTTGGAGGAGATAGAAAGTTTTGTTTGTGTGTTATTAACTAGCTAGCTTTGGAATCAAGGTATGAGGTTTCTTGGAGAGCCTTTACAAAGAttgatttaaataaattttgtgaACACTATATTATGcatgatattattatttgattattattcTTAATATTGGGTGTTTACGTGTTATTATCGTTATAATTTGATTAATGTTGACATGTTCATATGTTATTTGTGATGGTTGGAATTCTTGAGttaataaagaaattatgaaaagaGATTAATGGGAACAATCTTTTGCGTAGTTAAGTCTAACTATTGTAGGGAACAAGTTCCAACAAGCCCTTGTGCATACTAGATTAGGATATCAGTATAATTGTCGATTGAGTGATTTGGGCTTGAAGATCAATGGTTTAGACAAGATGACTAGCAAAAGGAGAATTATAGGATGATTGAGATGGGTGTTAGTTTATATAATGGGGCATTTGAAATCACAGTGGTAAAATGCATGGTATGGGACGTGCCTATTTGCTTGCCCTACAcgaacactttttttttttttttgaggacttttcctattgaaagggacgatagcatattaaactcacacacacaacacagaTGCTAAGACTTGAACCCAGGACCTTGCCtaagggagtaaatactccaaaccactacactagtgagtCCTTTGCAAACACTTAAGTCAACATAAAatgtcttcttgtttttgttaattactaccctattttatttatttatttatttatttttggggagattcactattatactcaatatagggacccaaattataaaacaaccatacataaaatagactttagaaacacactcaaagctcacttacaacataacaaagagactTCCaacttcctataaattacaaaattgtcattgatttcttaaagcAAGCCCAACCTCAAAAcctcatataaaaaaatcaaatacactcaatagggcatcaaagtaatttaataattaaagctaattcaataaggccagctgttattttttgagtttttttttgggtttatttatagaaattaaatggtgtagggtttatcCATATCACTCatgctaagaatgggtatataactaaatatatcctctcttttttctttaggtTCTTCTGTAGTGAAACAGTACAATACATCAATATTATACCTACCAAATTTCTAGTTCATCGGTCATATGTTGAGCCCAACAACTAAAAGCAAAGAGTGCAGTTATTTCTAAaccttgaattaataattaaaaggtatttaggaataatggtgTGTGGAAAGATAGGAatgtgttttttcaaatttacatggtgAGTAAGAAGATCTTATTCAAATCTACTCATATTTGATTCTGATTCGAGATGACCTATCTAACTTAAATCTTCGTGCAAGCTTAAACGCAATAGTCACGCCTTAGTGACATTGTGTATGCTTCGCTCAAATAGCGTGCGCTATCTGGAAAGTTCACTAAATGAATGCGCACATCGAAAAAATTTAACGCTTTGCCATaatacataaaattaaaagtcaATACATTAATATTTATCTAAAATGAGAAATATTTATCTAAAATGAGAAATATTTTATGAGTAGAATTATACTAGCATAAGTCGTGCGTGGATGCATAATGCTATCAAAATCGTTGATATATGTAGAGCAAAATGAAGCACACACATTTTGATACAAAATCAACGTGGATGTGTGACGCTAATGCAATAATTGATTTTGTATCATTAAAATCAACGATAACACTAGCGACACACATCCACGCACCACTAACGCTACATCTTTCTAATTAATCATAAGAACCCCGTTTGTGCAATTAGATTCTGCCACGCACCAATGCACATAACAAGTACGAATGCTTGGATGCAAGAAAATCCaataataaaggaaaaaatagcAAAAGCAAGGAGGAATGTTAAGGCCACCGCCCCTGGATAATCGCCCTCTGTGGCTCGATCTCACTTTGGGAAAGAGCCAGCAGTCGACTCAAAATGACGAAAATGCCACTGCTCTGTCACAGTCACAGAGACCCTCATCTATGGAATGCTGCCACGTGGTGCTAGGCTCTCAAACGGAATCATTCCCAATGATGAAATGCAGCCCATACATCAAACCATATCCCCAGGCCACTCAACTTTAAATTACCATAAGTACccatcaaaagagaaataaaatttaatgaaaatggTACTAAATGAAGGGCATGGATGTAAACAACCAAGCGTCCTATAGATCATGCAGAGGCATGCCTAATTAATCCATGGGTCGGCCACTATTGAGATTTCTCATAAGACCCAGACTTAGTCAACTCTTCGTCCTGCCTAGTCGTATTGGCTTTTGAGGAGACTAGTATTGACTTTGttcataaatattaaataatcaaACTATCAAACTATCTTTTTTTGAGCAataaaactttttatttaattaagaaaTGTAAGAAAACTAACGGTAGATTGTCCTAtgtcttatttttctctttgaaccaaacttgagttttttttttaggtcaaCGAAGAACTTCgttgaaaaaaggaaaaatatacaaacaaaaaagttagATTAGAAAGACTCAATAAGTTAGACTTGGCCTAAGTAGCGAGGTAGAGCAGAGTGATTAGTTAGATCaaagatttgatttatttcaatgtaacaaaaaataaatcgaTTTAGTTTTATAATATGCACTTATTAGCATAAtaaccaacaaaacaaaaaacactctACACTTAGTTGGCACATTCATTGAAgaacaaaaacccaaaccacattaaacatatccatatcGCAGTCACTGCGACCATACATAGAACAAGAAAATGATTCAATCGGAGAAAATGGTGGTAGAGGCAAAAATTCCCAAAGCTATTATATAGCATACAAATTTCAACTAGATTATCGTATTGACGCATCTCTCATTACCGGCGAACAAGCTATTAGTGGAATATCTCCATTTCCTTAATCTTTGATGGGTGATTTATTTTGGGCCCTATCTGAGCGGCGGCGGTGGTTATTGTGGCGGGGTTGAGTTTTGAAgatcctattttatttttttagttcgAAATTAGGGGTGACAATTTCCAACTCGACTCGATGAATGACTCAAAATCCGCACAATAAAAATTTCGAGTCAAATCCTAGTCAACCTACTAAGACAAGATTAATAAATGGGTGGATTAAGAGTCAATTTGCCAACCCATTTATTAGCAtactcttttaaaatttatgtggttaaaattatttttgatacattaaatttatctttaaaaaaaatatattttcattacTATCATAAGTTTCTtagtacatatataaataagctAAATAGGTTAAGCGGGTCAAAAGAGTTAAAAGGGTTAATGGGTTAAcctaaataa
Proteins encoded in this window:
- the LOC18767394 gene encoding transcriptional corepressor SEUSS; translated protein: MVPSGPPTPIGGAQSVSPSLLRTNSGMLGGQGGSLPSQSGFPPLVSPRNQYGNMNMLGNVTNVSSLLNQSYGNGIPNSGLSGPGSSQRGGMDTGAESDPLSNVGNGMGFSAPSSSYVASNMANPGTSGQGQGQQFSNPSGNQLLTDQQQQQLETHNFQHGQQPMQQFSAPHNTQQQQHQFQAIRGGLAGVGPVKLEPQLTNDQHGQQQQQQQLQSLRSLGPVKLEPQQLQTMRSLPPVKLEPQNSDQSLFLHQQQQQQQQQQQQQQQQQFLHMSRPSSQAAAAQINILHQQRFLQLQQQHQQQQLLKAMPQQRPQLQQQFPQQNLPMRSPAKPVYEPGMCARRLTHYMYQQQHRPEDNNIEFWRKFVAEYFVPHAKKKWCVSMYGTGRQTTGVFPQDVWHCEICNRKPGRGFEATVEVLPRLFKIKYESGTLEELLYVDMPREYHNSSGQIVLDYAKAIQESVFEQLRVVRDGQLRIVFSPDLKICSWEFCARRHEELIPRRLLIPQVSQLGAAAQKYQAATQNASSNLSLPEIQNNCNMFVSSARQLAKTLEVPLVNDLGYTKRYVRCLQISEVVNSMKDLIDYSRETGTGPMESLAKFPRRTSASSGFHGQTQQSEEQMQQQQQQQQQQQPMGQNPNSDPSSVQATTMQLAASNGMASVNNVLNAASTSTSASTIVGLLHQNSMNSRQQSSMNNANSPYGGNSVQIPSPGSSSTIPQTQPNPSPFQSPTPSSNNPSQTSHCALTAANHMSATNSPANISMQQPTISGEADPSDSQSSVQKIIHEMMMSNQLNGAGSMVGVGSLGNDVKNVNGILSTSNNTGMNGGNCLSGNGMTNSSNSGIGGAGFGSMGGLGQPSMGNGIRSAMGNNSVMNGRVGMASMAREQSMHHQQQDMGNQLLSGLGAVNGFNNLQFDWKHSP